The Patescibacteria group bacterium genomic interval AAAATCTATTTTTTCTTTGATTTCTCTTAAAACCACATTAATAACAAAATATCCATCAGGATTAAGATGCCTTATAATATTTTCAAAAAAAGCATTATATTTAGAAAAAGGTATATTACAGAAAAGATGATCGCCGCAGGCGAGGTCAAATTTTTCTTTTACCCTGAATTCTAACCAATCGCCCCAGACTTTTTTTTCTTTGGGATTTTGGCGCGTGGTGAGCTTATCCATTGCCGAAACCATTTCCGGATTAATGTCAACCATAGTAACACTAAGATTATATTTGGCAAATAAATCTCGTAATTCAGGAGTGGCGCCAAACAATAGAACTTTAGGCTTTTTGCCCAATTTTTTGATTATTTGTTTTAAGAAACGTTCATAAATTTTAATTTCGCCTCTTGATGGCCGCATCGGCGGCTTTAAATCCTTCCAAACTTCCGCCAGACTTTTCCAAGAATATTTTTGGGTTTGCATAGATTTAGTGGTTTCATCTTCCTTTATGAGAAGAGAAATTTGACTTTACTTTATTATACCTCCAATTCTGCAGTAGAGACAGGTTTAAAACCTGTCTCTATATATGTATTAAATGAAATTATTTTTTCTTCTGTTTTTTTCCTGAACCTAAACATCCTCGTCCCCTCCTTTTCAAATTGATAAAAGATCTGGAATTAGAGACCTTTATTGGTAACGTCTAAATCGTTTTGGTCAAACTTTCTGCAACAAATACACCGGCTCGCTCTTACAATATTCAAATTGCTTGGCATAATCGCAAGAAATAATCTTGAAATATTTTCGCGCTAATTTTTCAAATTTTTTTTGTGGCGGTAGAACTGAAACCCCGGCAAAATTTTTATATCGAGCATAAATGCCGAAGTCACTTTTGATTTTCTTTCTATCTTTTAAATATTTAACCTTCTTTAAAAACTTCTGCCAGGAAAACTCATAAGTTCGCGGATTCCACATTGTCGCTGCGGCTTGGACTAAAAAGTCCTGCGGATTCTTAATTTCCCCTCGCTCATACTTTTTAAAAACATTTTCCAGTTTTTCTCGATTCCATTCATCGCAATGCTTCACAATAAGATGGGTAGAAAAATAACCTTTAGATTTCAAAAGAGAACTCACTTTTGCAAATAAAGAGTCCCATTCTGG includes:
- a CDS encoding class I SAM-dependent methyltransferase, which produces MQTQKYSWKSLAEVWKDLKPPMRPSRGEIKIYERFLKQIIKKLGKKPKVLLFGATPELRDLFAKYNLSVTMVDINPEMVSAMDKLTTRQNPKEKKVWGDWLEFRVKEKFDLACGDHLFCNIPFSKYNAFFENIIRHLNPDGYFVINVVLREIKEKIDFPKFLVKYRKDKKLRQDKEEKWYWLYALMFNSDLYHKKDYGHYWLSINELLNQARARNIETSAEEVGAIADYIFFPRRYLYIVPPRKIFEKALKKYFKIIDSDINKKHPVYKCYRIYFARKNL
- a CDS encoding class I SAM-dependent methyltransferase, with translation MPAHQKYILSGNIKKIAQDWQKWQGTTIRPLAEHIAIYEKHFRKLAQGKKPRLLILGATPELRTLGHKYKFEITCADRNLNIYLAMNLLTRGQVEKEIFVKNDWRDLSLENGYYDLVAGDDVLNMLSWPEWDSLFAKVSSLLKSKGYFSTHLIVKHCDEWNREKLENVFKKYERGEIKNPQDFLVQAAATMWNPRTYEFSWQKFLKKVKYLKDRKKIKSDFGIYARYKNFAGVSVLPPQKKFEKLARKYFKIISCDYAKQFEYCKSEPVYLLQKV